In Rutidosis leptorrhynchoides isolate AG116_Rl617_1_P2 chromosome 2, CSIRO_AGI_Rlap_v1, whole genome shotgun sequence, one genomic interval encodes:
- the LOC139888256 gene encoding uncharacterized protein — MADPSKLLAQPNNHIQNSIPFKLTMETSQYLTWAELFKIHCRAHDVIDHLTTEAPSDPTKITQEVWNRVVAIVLSWMYDTISFDLLSTIIQTDTTAKKAWDRLKNFFQDNRHSRALALEHQFTNIRIDNFTNIPAY; from the coding sequence ATGGCAGACCCAAGCAAATTGCTTGCTCAACCAAATAATCACATCCAAAACTCCATTCCTTTCAAACTTACAATGGAAACAAGTCAGTACCTTACATGGGCAGAATTGTTTAAAATTCATTGCCGAGCTCATGATGTGATTGATCATCTAACTACTGAAGCACCATCCGATCCTACCAAAATCACCCAAGAAGTATGGAACCGAGTTGTTGCAATTGTTCTTTCATGGATGTACGACACCATCTCTTTTGATCTTCTCTCAACCATTATTCAAACCGACACAACTGCTAAAAAGGCGTGGGATCGCCTTAAAAACTTTTTTCAAGACAATCGCCATTCACGTGCTCTCGCTCTGGAACACCAATTCACCAACATACGTATTGACAACTTTACCAACATCCCAGCTTATTGA